One Phaseolus vulgaris cultivar G19833 chromosome 2, P. vulgaris v2.0, whole genome shotgun sequence DNA window includes the following coding sequences:
- the LOC137812696 gene encoding uncharacterized protein isoform X1 has protein sequence MGSCSVDRERLEMFEVGPCKDAFEMGLLIGQRFSKLIRSRVARDLILQNHLRPFALAHTPHSESLLKALFHSNKSKFPRHWDELLGTAAGSGVPLLDILLINFRKEILAFIPKEGAKSASVDTSDDCSDVAVVGESMAIVAHNEDANVALVGHTYLIKGILPDGHFFVGYTYAGELPSCAFGFNSHGLAFTLDSVPPAEDEIVAGGIGRNFISRDLLEASSMDDALSRIQLSEVSLGHSYNLIETKTRRIFNVETASRKRISVYEVGEVPFFHANMYLHLPINQVHDENSISRQKRASVLTKKSKGDFLSLLGDMDDKNYPIYMTGPLLHTLCTALIDLDEQTLSIIEGNPKKGDVSYVFSISPQKSP, from the exons ATGGGAAGCTGCAGTGTGGATAGGGAGAGGCTTGAGATGTTCGAAGTTGGACCATGCAAAGATGCTTTCGAAATGGGTCTCTTAATTGGCCAAAGATTCTCCAAACTCATAAGGAGCAGAGTGGCCAGAGATCTCATTTTACAAAATCATCTCCGACCCTTTGCCCTTGCACACACCCCTCACTCAGAATCACTTCTCAAAGCActttttcattccaacaaaagcAAATTCCCAAGGCATTGGGATGAACTCTTGGGGACTGCAGCAGGAAGCGGTGTGCCACTTCTTGAT ATTTTACTTATCAACTTCCGGAAGGAGATTCTGGCGTTTATTCCAAAAGAAGGGGCAAAAAGTGCCAGTGTGGATACCTCGGATGATTGCTCCGATGTTGCTGTTGTCGGTGAATCTATGGCTATTGTTGCGCACAATGAGGATGCAAATGTTGCTCTTGTCGGGCACAC CTACTTAATCAAAGGAATCTTGCCGGATGGACACTTTTTTGTTGGTTATACTTATGCTGGGGAGCTTCCAAGCTGTGCATTTGGGTTCAATAGCCATGGACTG GCGTTTACTCTGGATTCTGTACCCCCCGCTGAAGATGAAATTGTGGCTGGTGGGATTGGGCGCAACTTCATTTCTCGAGACCTTCTTGAAGCTTCAAGCATGGATGATGCACTGAGT AGGATCCAATTGTCAGAAGTTTCTCTGGGGCATTCTTATAACCTGATAGAAACAAAGACCCGCAGGATTTTTAACGTTGAAACTGCATCTAGGAAGCGGATTTCAGTTTATGAGGTGGGGGAAGTACCTTTCTTCCATGCAAACATGTACCTCCACCTTCCTATTAATCAG GTGCACGATGAGAATTCAATCAGCAGGCAGAAAAGAGCATCTGTGTTGACAAAAAAGTCGAAAGGGGATTTTCTGTCACTTCTAGGAGATATGGATGACAAAAACTACCCCATCTACATGACAG GTCCATTACTTCACACCCTTTGTACTGCCCTTATCGATCTGGACGAACAAACATTATCAATCATTGAAGGGAATCCAAAAAAGGGAGATGTTTCATATGTTTTCTCCATCTCCCCTCAAAAGTCCCCATGA
- the LOC137812695 gene encoding disease resistance response protein 206-like: MGGKVSLIIFLMLLVSCSAVKRKQFAPCKNLVLFFHDIIYNGNNAGNATSAIVGAPEGGNLTKLASMFHFGNIVVFDDPITLDNNLHSKAVGRAQGFYIYDTKNTYTSWLGFTFVLNSTEHQGTITFAGADPIMQKTRDISVTGGTGDFFMHRGIATIMTDAFEGEVYFRLHVDIKFYECW, encoded by the coding sequence ATGGGTGGCAAAGTTTCCCTCATCATTTTCTTGATGCTGCTTGTTTCATGTTCAGCCGTGAAGAGGAAGCAATTTGCACCATGCAAAAACTTGGTCCTCTTCTTCCACGACATCATTTACAATGGAAACAATGCAGGCAATGCAACGTCTGCAATAGTGGGAGCCCCAGAAGGTGGTAACTTAACCAAACTGGCGAGCATGTTCCACTTTGGAAACATAGTGGTTTTCGATGACCCCATCACGTTGGACAACAACCTTCACTCAAAAGCCGTGGGAAGGGCTCAAGGCTTTTACATCTATGACACCAAGAACACTTACACTTCGTGGCTAGGATTTACGTTTGTTCTTAACAGCACTGAGCATCAGGGAACCATCACATTCGCTGGAGCTGACCCCATCATGCAGAAGACTAGAGACATCTCAGTGACTGGTGGCACTGGCGATTTCTTCATGCACAGAGGAATTGCCACCATTATGACCGATGCATTTGAAGGCGAAGTTTACTTTCGACTTCATGTTGATATCAAGTTCTACGAGTGTTGGTGA
- the LOC137812696 gene encoding uncharacterized protein isoform X2 — protein MGSCSVDRERLEMFEVGPCKDAFEMGLLIGQRFSKLIRSRVARDLILQNHLRPFALAHTPHSESLLKALFHSNKSKFPRHWDELLGTAAGSGVPLLDILLINFRKEILAFIPKEGAKSASVDTSDDCSDVAVVGESMAIVAHNEDANVALVGHTYLIKGILPDGHFFVGYTYAGELPSCAFGFNSHGLAFTLDSVPPAEDEIVAGGIGRNFISRDLLEASSMDDALSVRICIPFLPISTRRIFNVETASRKRISVYEVGEVPFFHANMYLHLPINQVHDENSISRQKRASVLTKKSKGDFLSLLGDMDDKNYPIYMTGPLLHTLCTALIDLDEQTLSIIEGNPKKGDVSYVFSISPQKSP, from the exons ATGGGAAGCTGCAGTGTGGATAGGGAGAGGCTTGAGATGTTCGAAGTTGGACCATGCAAAGATGCTTTCGAAATGGGTCTCTTAATTGGCCAAAGATTCTCCAAACTCATAAGGAGCAGAGTGGCCAGAGATCTCATTTTACAAAATCATCTCCGACCCTTTGCCCTTGCACACACCCCTCACTCAGAATCACTTCTCAAAGCActttttcattccaacaaaagcAAATTCCCAAGGCATTGGGATGAACTCTTGGGGACTGCAGCAGGAAGCGGTGTGCCACTTCTTGAT ATTTTACTTATCAACTTCCGGAAGGAGATTCTGGCGTTTATTCCAAAAGAAGGGGCAAAAAGTGCCAGTGTGGATACCTCGGATGATTGCTCCGATGTTGCTGTTGTCGGTGAATCTATGGCTATTGTTGCGCACAATGAGGATGCAAATGTTGCTCTTGTCGGGCACAC CTACTTAATCAAAGGAATCTTGCCGGATGGACACTTTTTTGTTGGTTATACTTATGCTGGGGAGCTTCCAAGCTGTGCATTTGGGTTCAATAGCCATGGACTG GCGTTTACTCTGGATTCTGTACCCCCCGCTGAAGATGAAATTGTGGCTGGTGGGATTGGGCGCAACTTCATTTCTCGAGACCTTCTTGAAGCTTCAAGCATGGATGATGCACTGAGTGTTAGAATTTGCATCCCTTTCCTTCCCATATCA ACCCGCAGGATTTTTAACGTTGAAACTGCATCTAGGAAGCGGATTTCAGTTTATGAGGTGGGGGAAGTACCTTTCTTCCATGCAAACATGTACCTCCACCTTCCTATTAATCAG GTGCACGATGAGAATTCAATCAGCAGGCAGAAAAGAGCATCTGTGTTGACAAAAAAGTCGAAAGGGGATTTTCTGTCACTTCTAGGAGATATGGATGACAAAAACTACCCCATCTACATGACAG GTCCATTACTTCACACCCTTTGTACTGCCCTTATCGATCTGGACGAACAAACATTATCAATCATTGAAGGGAATCCAAAAAAGGGAGATGTTTCATATGTTTTCTCCATCTCCCCTCAAAAGTCCCCATGA